The genomic DNA GGAGCCGATGGCCGCCAGAGTGTAGAAGCCCGCTCCAGTGACGATGCCTGCGGCAGCAGCCCAGAACAGGAAGATCAAATCGGTAGGATCTTTGATTGGCGTTCTGAAGCGGACGATCGATAGAGCGCCGACCATACCGAGGGACAGGATCAGGTTGGAATTAATGGCGATGATGACCATCGCTGTTACCAAGGTCATGCCGATCAAGGAGACGTTGAAGCTTTTCGAGTACAGCACGCCGCTGAATACCCTTTTGTACAGAATAAAAATAAATAAGCCAATGATAAATGCGATGCCCAGTGTGATAAGAATTTTGGACAGGCTGATATCGGATGTAAAGTTGTTTAGTACCGACTTCTTGATCATGTCGCTAAAGGTGGTGGATGATGCATTTGTGGTCGTTTCCATAGTGATTAATAATCCTCCCATGAGTTTTCTTTAAGATATTTGCAGCAGATGACGTATTTCGATGCAGATTGGCGGCTAAGCCCTTCAAGCTGTATAGCGGCCCGGATTGTCTCGGGGATGAACTCATCGTATTTGACCTCCAGAATGATGAGCTTATCGTCGATCGCGGATACCGACTGCAATTGGTGATCGAAAATATCGACCGCATGCAGCCCGGTTCTTAAATCCTTGTCAAACGTAATCCGGACGTTGCCATTTGCAAATACGAACGGCTCGCGCACGTAATCTACGATAACCTTCGGTCTGAGCAGCCGATGGTTCATCTGCTGGTAGAGCTCCATTAGAAGTGGCTTCTCCGGTACGTGAAGGACTTGGAAGTCGCCGTTAAGAATGGAATGGTACATACCGCGGGTAATTGGCTCTTTCACCTTGGCGATGTAATCGTTCAGCTTGATTTTTTTCTCAAAGTGGATCACGTCGTCCTGCATATTGTAGATGCGGATGCGGTATTTGCAGCGCTGGCGGATTCCTCCCAGCTTCTCATGCAGAGCTGTGTTATCCATATCATCGAAATAGAGACTGCGGATATGGTACTCCCCGTTAGAGCCTGTGTGCTGATCATGATCCATCAGGTTGACCAGACGCTGCCGCATTAGGAAATACTGCTGCCGGTTAACTAAAAATTTGAGTTCGTGCCGAAAGTTGAGTTTCGTGCTCATGAATGCTTGTACACCTCTTTTCTTGAAGAATTTGCTATATCATTCATAGCCAGTCCATACTCGCGGTGCTTAAAATAAGCCTAGCAGCCGTTCCTGATTTCTCACTTAATGTAAACTGAATGTAAACTGAAAGTTAATTACAGAAGAACGAAGATGAAGATGTAGATGTAGATGAAGACGTAGAAAAAAACGTAGAACGTAGAAAGCGGAACGAAGGACGCAGAAAGAAAAACGTAGAACGAAAAAACGAATAACGTAGAACGAAAAAACGAATAACGCAGAACACAGAATGGGCCGGAAAATAGGTAGAGGGGAAGTAAACTTCAGCCCTCTTATCATTTGAGGAGGATGGAGCATTTGGAGTATTCAAATGTGATGGTCGCTGACAATTGATCGTATTTCGCTCAACGTAAATTTCCCTTTCTTACGCCTAGTATTATTTTTAGGCAGACATGTTCTTGATTGCTTTTATGGTCGCGTAGTATGCTTTCAGTTCATGAAGCGTGCGATACCCTTGTTTCACTACAGCCCGGATACTCCGATTTGCATAGTAATAAGACGGAAATCCCAGAAATTTAGCAATCCATTGGGTGCGTCTAATATGAAAAGAGTTGGAGATCACCGTAGATGTTTTTAGATTGAATCGCTGCATAATTGTTTGGCAGTTGCTAATGTTTTGAACCGTATCCCTCGCATATTGTTCCAGTACAATTTTGTCTTGATCGACACCGTGTTGTACCAGGTAATCCTTCATAATCACTGCCTCGGATTGCGCAGATGTTACGGGGCCGCCGGTCAAAATTATTTTTTTGTAATCATACGTTTTTAGTAGTTCAAGCGACGTTACTAAACGGTCAAGCAGCAGCGGATGGATGCGATCATCGTCACACTTAAATCCTAATATAATCATTGCGTCTGTCCCTCCTTTGTGAAGAGGGGCCGTATGGATCCATGTGAAATACAGCAGCAGAGCGACAATCGGGCAGATAATCAAACCCAGCAGCACTATCATCAGCTCACATTCCTTTTACGCATAAAGTTCAGCCTTTTATCCCGGAAGTCATCATGCCTCGCGGTACAGAAGTCATACCCCATTTGAAATTGTCGCCAATGACCTTTCGATTGTTATCAATCATAAAGGAGCCGTCGACCCACATCGCTGCTTTTCCCATTGGGAAAATATCCTCTTGCTTAATACCTTTCATATCTTTAGGAGCAGGAGAAACTTTGTCCGTCGTAGTCAAGTCCGTTAAAAATTTCAATGTTTCTTTCCCGTTTTCGTTGATCTCAAACTGGCTTTTTTCCGGGTTTAGAATGTCCCCGTTATTTTGATACAGCCAAGGCTCGATTTGCGCATAACGCCCAAAAAACCAAAAGCCCCATTGATCCGCCGTTCCGTCCCCGTTCGTATCTATGGTCAGCTTCTTAGCGGCATTCCGGAACTCTTCCCATGTCCAATCCTCCGTTGGATAGGATAAGTTGGCCTGAT from Paenibacillus woosongensis includes the following:
- a CDS encoding DUF4956 domain-containing protein, with the protein product METTTNASSTTFSDMIKKSVLNNFTSDISLSKILITLGIAFIIGLFIFILYKRVFSGVLYSKSFNVSLIGMTLVTAMVIIAINSNLILSLGMVGALSIVRFRTPIKDPTDLIFLFWAAAAGIVTGAGFYTLAAIGSVIIGLVLFLFIKNSTLETPYLLVINCSGDESEQAIHRAISGLVKRYNVKQKTVSPGNIEITLEVRLRDSEGVFVNRISELDGVRNAVLISYNGDYVS
- a CDS encoding polyphosphate polymerase domain-containing protein, giving the protein MSTKLNFRHELKFLVNRQQYFLMRQRLVNLMDHDQHTGSNGEYHIRSLYFDDMDNTALHEKLGGIRQRCKYRIRIYNMQDDVIHFEKKIKLNDYIAKVKEPITRGMYHSILNGDFQVLHVPEKPLLMELYQQMNHRLLRPKVIVDYVREPFVFANGNVRITFDKDLRTGLHAVDIFDHQLQSVSAIDDKLIILEVKYDEFIPETIRAAIQLEGLSRQSASKYVICCKYLKENSWEDY
- a CDS encoding YdcF family protein produces the protein MIVLLGLIICPIVALLLYFTWIHTAPLHKGGTDAMIILGFKCDDDRIHPLLLDRLVTSLELLKTYDYKKIILTGGPVTSAQSEAVIMKDYLVQHGVDQDKIVLEQYARDTVQNISNCQTIMQRFNLKTSTVISNSFHIRRTQWIAKFLGFPSYYYANRSIRAVVKQGYRTLHELKAYYATIKAIKNMSA